In Streptomyces chartreusis, the following proteins share a genomic window:
- a CDS encoding sensor histidine kinase, translating into MVSVQTPPRRRELPYARVLLLPAIVMAAVIGAAVALVAVPARTAVGVCGAVAMLLVLASAAEAVRRGRALRDTRAEHARHTAYLEHRVAAHSEEMARLATEITPAAIYSLRCGNSPHEVIRDLAELDQSYGQLAPSQVELVKSMLDIVDHEEALRDSAQRSFVNIARRVQSIVHQQAVELREMEEDHGRNPEVFDDLLRIDHGTMLIGRLADSISVLGGGRPGRQWPDPVPLYSVLRGAMSRILEYRRISLDSIVQVNIAGISVEPIIHAAAELLDNATRYSPPQTKVHVTATEVQTGVAIEIEDAGVSLSEEARARVEGMLERAKQGTDLQDLGESPRLGLAVVGRLCTAYKMQVSLRSSAYGGVRAVLVVPREMMTSEPAPGLAHGIGAGAAPKADDPDALEGPKRAPKKRRPTSPKIAAAASMEDDVPVVTEWTPGGLPQRRSRVKTPLSKRIAEQAAIEQAEREGRPTIWSTPAPEPEPMKDEPAPGAWVEAFWDGLKDKPDPLTLQPRTQPAGAEAEDEGDLK; encoded by the coding sequence ATGGTGAGCGTTCAAACCCCGCCCCGACGCCGTGAACTCCCCTATGCACGTGTGCTGTTGCTGCCGGCCATAGTGATGGCCGCGGTGATCGGAGCCGCCGTCGCCCTGGTGGCGGTCCCGGCCCGGACGGCCGTCGGCGTGTGCGGTGCCGTGGCCATGCTGCTGGTGCTGGCCTCGGCGGCCGAAGCGGTACGCCGCGGTCGCGCACTGCGGGACACGCGGGCCGAGCACGCCCGTCACACCGCGTATCTGGAACACCGCGTCGCCGCCCACAGCGAGGAGATGGCCCGCCTCGCCACGGAGATCACGCCGGCCGCGATCTACTCGCTGCGCTGCGGCAATTCACCCCACGAAGTGATTCGCGACCTCGCCGAGCTCGACCAGTCCTACGGCCAACTCGCCCCGTCCCAGGTCGAGTTGGTGAAGTCGATGCTCGACATCGTCGACCACGAGGAAGCCCTGCGCGACTCGGCCCAGCGCTCCTTCGTCAACATCGCACGTCGCGTCCAGTCGATCGTCCACCAACAGGCCGTGGAACTCCGCGAGATGGAGGAGGACCACGGGCGCAACCCCGAGGTCTTCGACGACCTCCTGCGCATCGACCACGGCACCATGCTGATCGGCCGCCTCGCCGACTCCATCTCCGTGCTCGGCGGCGGCCGCCCCGGACGCCAGTGGCCCGACCCCGTACCGCTGTACAGCGTGCTGCGCGGCGCGATGTCCCGGATCCTGGAGTACCGCCGCATCAGCCTGGACTCCATCGTCCAGGTCAACATCGCCGGCATCTCCGTCGAGCCGATCATCCACGCGGCGGCCGAACTCCTCGACAACGCCACCCGGTACTCGCCGCCGCAGACCAAGGTGCACGTCACCGCGACCGAGGTGCAGACGGGCGTCGCGATCGAGATCGAGGACGCCGGTGTCAGCCTGAGCGAGGAGGCCCGCGCCAGAGTCGAGGGCATGCTCGAACGTGCCAAGCAGGGCACCGACCTCCAGGACCTCGGGGAATCCCCACGCCTGGGCCTGGCAGTCGTCGGTCGCCTCTGCACGGCCTACAAGATGCAGGTCTCCCTGCGGTCGTCCGCGTACGGCGGCGTCCGCGCCGTCCTCGTCGTGCCGCGCGAGATGATGACCAGCGAGCCCGCGCCCGGACTCGCCCACGGCATCGGAGCGGGGGCGGCGCCCAAGGCCGACGACCCCGACGCGCTCGAAGGTCCCAAGCGCGCTCCCAAGAAGCGGCGCCCGACCAGCCCGAAGATCGCCGCCGCGGCTTCCATGGAGGACGACGTCCCGGTCGTCACCGAATGGACTCCGGGCGGGCTGCCCCAGCGCCGCAGCCGGGTCAAGACCCCGCTCAGCAAGCGCATCGCCGAGCAGGCGGCCATTGAGCAGGCCGAGCGAGAGGGGCGGCCGACCATCTGGTCGACGCCCGCGCCCGAGCCCGAGCCGATGAAGGACGAGCCTGCCCCCGGAGCCTGGGTCGAGGCGTTCTGGGACGGACTCAAGGACAAGCCCGACCCGCTCACACTCCAACCGCGAACGCAACCGGCCGGCGCCGAGGCCGAAGACGAGGGGGACCTCAAGTGA
- a CDS encoding roadblock/LC7 domain-containing protein, which translates to MIQQRANFDWMLKELHDGVPGIQMIVVLSADGLRIARYGGDPDTADRVAAACAGLQSLASAVASEIPKSDGKMKMVLIEINGGYFYLMAAGANAYLAVLSDTFAEPGRMSNRMSDLVARIGAHLTSPPRRNGQTV; encoded by the coding sequence GTGATCCAGCAGCGCGCCAACTTCGACTGGATGCTCAAGGAGCTCCACGACGGCGTACCGGGCATCCAGATGATCGTGGTGCTGTCCGCGGACGGCCTGCGCATCGCCCGCTACGGCGGCGACCCGGACACCGCCGACCGAGTCGCCGCGGCCTGCGCCGGACTTCAGAGCCTGGCGAGCGCGGTCGCCTCGGAGATCCCCAAGAGCGACGGCAAGATGAAGATGGTCCTCATCGAGATCAACGGCGGCTACTTCTATCTGATGGCCGCCGGCGCCAACGCCTATCTCGCCGTGCTGTCCGACACGTTCGCCGAACCCGGCCGGATGAGCAACCGCATGTCCGACCTCGTCGCCCGCATCGGCGCCCATCTCACCAGTCCGCCCAGGCGCAACGGCCAGACCGTATGA
- a CDS encoding DUF742 domain-containing protein, which produces MTPPQRQRRYPKEQPPSPPPPPGPGKQKNPERLFVVAGPDGGERDGDLDLVALIVARADPPPAATPEQSALLRLTNTPLSVAELSAYLNLPFSVITVLLTDMLAAGLVTARAPIVRQTVADRSILEAVMHGLQRL; this is translated from the coding sequence ATGACTCCTCCGCAACGCCAGCGGCGATACCCCAAGGAGCAACCGCCCTCCCCGCCTCCCCCTCCCGGGCCCGGGAAGCAGAAGAACCCCGAGCGGCTCTTCGTGGTGGCCGGACCGGACGGTGGCGAGCGCGACGGCGACCTCGACCTCGTCGCATTGATCGTGGCGCGCGCCGACCCCCCGCCTGCCGCGACGCCCGAGCAGTCGGCGTTACTCCGGCTCACCAACACCCCCCTGTCCGTGGCCGAACTCTCGGCCTATCTCAACCTTCCGTTCAGCGTGATCACGGTCCTGCTCACCGACATGCTGGCGGCCGGGCTGGTGACGGCACGCGCCCCGATCGTGCGTCAGACCGTCGCCGACCGTTCAATCCTCGAAGCGGTGATGCATGGACTTCAAAGGCTCTGA
- a CDS encoding GTP-binding protein: MDFKGSDTVPGPRTEDQLPQTAEAAVKIVIVGGFGVGKTTMVGSVSEIRPLTTEETMTQAGIGVDDNFGSPTKTATTVAMDFGRISITEQLVLYLFGTPGQERFWFLWNGLFEGALGAVVLVDTRRLEVSFDVIGRLEECGVPFVVAVNTFPDAPRYPVSELRTALDVPEEIPIVECDVRRRASSRDVLMKLMHFLHALATAKAPA, translated from the coding sequence ATGGACTTCAAAGGCTCTGACACCGTCCCCGGCCCCCGGACCGAGGACCAGCTGCCGCAGACGGCCGAGGCCGCGGTCAAGATCGTGATCGTGGGCGGCTTCGGCGTCGGCAAGACGACGATGGTCGGTTCGGTCAGCGAGATCAGGCCACTGACCACCGAAGAGACCATGACGCAGGCCGGCATCGGCGTCGACGACAACTTCGGCTCGCCGACCAAGACGGCCACGACGGTCGCGATGGACTTCGGCCGCATCAGCATCACCGAACAGTTGGTGCTCTACCTCTTCGGCACCCCCGGCCAGGAACGCTTCTGGTTCCTGTGGAACGGGTTGTTCGAGGGTGCGCTGGGCGCGGTCGTGCTGGTCGACACCCGCCGCCTCGAGGTCAGCTTCGACGTCATCGGGCGACTCGAGGAGTGCGGAGTGCCGTTCGTGGTGGCCGTCAACACCTTCCCGGACGCGCCTCGTTACCCCGTCTCCGAACTCCGTACGGCGCTCGACGTGCCCGAGGAGATCCCCATCGTGGAGTGCGACGTCCGCCGCCGGGCGTCGAGCCGGGACGTACTGATGAAGCTGATGCACTTCCTGCACGCGCTGGCTACGGCGAAGGCGCCTGCGTGA
- a CDS encoding cytochrome P450, with product MTPEPLSPIGTDEPTATPPPGCPAHDIGAGGLRRLHGPEAEDLGAVYEKLRAEHGSVAPALLHQDVPVWVVLGHAENLHMVSTPSQYCRDSRLWSALQDGSVKPDHPLMPVFAWQPVCSHAEGDEHLRLRGAVTGAMSTIDHRGIRRHINRATQQLVNKFCEEGRADLVSQFAEHLPMAVMCEILGMPDEYNDRLVQAARDLPKGTETSIASNEYVMDVLMRLTARLRAEPQDDFTSHLINHPARLTDDEVGQHLRIVLMAAYENTANLLANVLRVVLTDPRFRAQLKGGQMTVPQAVEQSLWDEPPFSIVLPYIAKQDTELGTQRIRKGDGLLFGIAPGNVDPRVRPDLKANMQGNRSHLAFGGGPHECPGQDIGRAIADVGVDALLTRLPDVQLACDEDELRWRSSVSSRHLVELPVKFASKPQQGVTERPSSNPVPPWSRQVGAVPPQPGSEHAVPTPAPANGPVSRPGVFRRLLRWWRGD from the coding sequence GTGACGCCTGAACCTCTCTCCCCGATCGGTACGGACGAGCCCACTGCCACCCCGCCTCCCGGCTGCCCCGCACATGACATCGGCGCCGGTGGCCTGCGTCGGCTGCACGGTCCTGAGGCAGAGGACCTGGGAGCCGTCTACGAGAAGCTTCGTGCCGAGCACGGTTCCGTGGCTCCGGCGCTGCTGCACCAGGACGTGCCGGTCTGGGTGGTGCTCGGCCACGCCGAGAACCTGCACATGGTGAGCACCCCCTCGCAGTACTGCCGTGACAGCCGGTTGTGGAGCGCCTTGCAGGACGGATCAGTCAAACCCGACCATCCGCTCATGCCGGTCTTCGCCTGGCAGCCCGTCTGCAGCCACGCCGAGGGTGACGAGCACCTGCGGCTGCGCGGCGCCGTCACGGGCGCCATGTCGACCATTGACCATCGGGGCATCCGCCGCCACATCAACCGGGCGACCCAACAGCTCGTCAACAAGTTCTGTGAGGAGGGCAGGGCCGACCTGGTCAGCCAGTTCGCCGAGCACCTTCCCATGGCGGTGATGTGCGAGATTCTCGGCATGCCGGACGAGTACAACGACCGGCTCGTGCAGGCCGCCCGCGATCTGCCCAAGGGCACCGAGACCTCGATCGCCAGCAACGAGTACGTCATGGACGTCCTGATGCGGCTCACCGCCCGCCTCCGAGCCGAACCCCAGGACGACTTCACCAGCCACCTCATCAACCACCCGGCCCGGCTCACCGACGACGAGGTCGGCCAGCACCTGCGCATCGTCCTGATGGCCGCGTACGAGAACACCGCCAACCTGCTCGCCAACGTACTGCGGGTGGTGCTCACCGACCCACGGTTCCGAGCCCAGCTCAAGGGCGGCCAGATGACGGTGCCCCAGGCGGTCGAACAGTCCCTGTGGGACGAGCCGCCGTTCAGTATCGTCCTGCCGTACATCGCGAAGCAGGACACCGAGCTGGGCACCCAGCGCATCCGCAAAGGCGACGGCCTCCTCTTCGGCATCGCGCCGGGCAACGTCGACCCGCGCGTCCGACCCGACCTCAAGGCCAATATGCAGGGCAACCGCTCCCACCTTGCCTTCGGTGGCGGCCCTCATGAGTGCCCGGGCCAGGACATCGGCCGCGCCATCGCCGACGTCGGCGTCGACGCGCTGCTGACCCGCCTTCCGGACGTCCAACTCGCCTGTGACGAGGACGAGCTGCGCTGGCGCTCATCGGTCTCGAGCCGGCACCTCGTGGAACTGCCGGTGAAGTTCGCGTCGAAGCCCCAGCAGGGCGTCACAGAGAGGCCCTCCAGCAATCCGGTGCCACCGTGGAGCCGGCAGGTCGGTGCGGTGCCGCCGCAGCCTGGTTCGGAGCACGCCGTTCCGACACCGGCGCCTGCCAACGGACCGGTCAGCCGGCCAGGTGTGTTCCGGCGTCTCCTGCGCTGGTGGCGCGGCGACTGA
- a CDS encoding RluA family pseudouridine synthase, translated as MRRRTPPPPSPLPQRDGVDPVRVRLPVGDAWATVRDHLVTRLSAGAGAIDGMLDAGLIVDAAGHPVTRDMAYVPGMYVWFHRQPADEERVPFAIDVLYRDDHLVVADKPHFLATTPRGSHVAETALARLRRQLDIPTLGAAHRLDRLTAGLVMFTVRPEERGSYQSLFRDKRVAKEYEAVARYEPALDLPRTVRSRIVKERGVMAARQVEGEPNAVSRVELLEHHNGLARYRLMPSTGQTHQLRVHMSALGVPILGDPLYPVVTGPVADGDFRRPLQLLARVLEFTDPVTGREHRFVSSRLLQAWSSYDEWAG; from the coding sequence ATGAGACGCCGCACTCCGCCCCCGCCCTCTCCCCTGCCGCAGCGCGATGGGGTGGATCCGGTGCGGGTGCGGTTGCCTGTCGGGGACGCGTGGGCCACCGTTCGCGATCATCTCGTGACGCGGCTCTCGGCCGGGGCCGGAGCGATCGACGGGATGCTCGACGCGGGGCTGATCGTGGACGCCGCGGGACATCCGGTGACGCGGGACATGGCGTACGTGCCGGGGATGTATGTGTGGTTCCATCGGCAGCCGGCCGATGAGGAGCGGGTGCCGTTCGCAATCGACGTTCTCTACCGGGACGACCACCTCGTGGTGGCCGACAAGCCACACTTCCTTGCCACCACACCACGCGGCAGCCATGTCGCCGAGACTGCCCTGGCACGACTGCGGCGGCAGCTGGACATCCCGACGCTGGGCGCGGCACATCGGTTGGACCGACTGACGGCCGGCCTGGTGATGTTCACCGTGCGGCCCGAGGAACGCGGCTCCTATCAGTCACTGTTCCGCGACAAGCGGGTGGCGAAGGAGTACGAGGCCGTAGCCCGGTACGAACCCGCACTGGACCTGCCGCGCACTGTGCGCAGCCGGATCGTCAAGGAGCGCGGGGTGATGGCGGCCCGCCAGGTCGAGGGTGAGCCCAACGCCGTCAGCCGGGTCGAGTTGCTGGAGCACCACAACGGGCTCGCCCGGTACCGGCTGATGCCGAGTACCGGGCAGACGCACCAACTGCGGGTGCACATGAGCGCGCTGGGGGTACCGATCCTCGGCGATCCCCTCTATCCCGTGGTGACCGGGCCCGTGGCGGACGGTGACTTCCGACGCCCGCTTCAACTGCTCGCACGGGTGCTGGAGTTCACCGATCCGGTGACGGGGCGCGAGCACAGGTTCGTCAGCTCGCGCCTGCTACAAGCCTGGTCGTCGTACGACGAGTGGGCCGGGTAG
- a CDS encoding terpene synthase family protein, translating to MPLDEQPVNIEIRYPVSWMKPAREGLAEKLDDAALAWLDKHGLLTDPENRRNAETCDLGQAVARSNPTAQSDDRLTFYARFLGLWFLYEDSIEGIGTQDGYPSLISKALTTGFSSEPLSATPTLTPWLALGSEMAENMSPQWCRRFTARFEAWQYSVADEAILFRREGLAADLDTYLTVRLHTLGMYVATDMIEYTLGRELPPEVFADPDVTEIYRLISALCLVDNDLHCITKDRVAGFPNLVSATARDRGLSEVQSCARLLDWHDQLVSRFMSVERRLRSSRTDIDIAWWLDCVHFMITGLCLWHRNAPRYQVEHRTAEGRRIRLVLGS from the coding sequence ATGCCCCTTGACGAACAACCCGTGAACATAGAGATCCGCTATCCCGTCTCCTGGATGAAACCGGCCCGCGAAGGTCTCGCCGAGAAGCTCGACGACGCCGCGTTGGCCTGGCTGGACAAGCACGGTCTGTTGACGGACCCGGAGAACCGGCGCAACGCTGAGACCTGCGACTTGGGACAGGCTGTCGCGCGAAGTAACCCCACCGCGCAATCGGATGACCGACTGACCTTCTATGCCAGGTTCTTGGGCCTGTGGTTCCTCTACGAGGACAGCATCGAAGGAATCGGCACCCAGGACGGCTATCCCAGCTTGATCTCGAAGGCCCTCACCACAGGGTTCAGCTCTGAGCCACTGTCAGCGACGCCGACACTGACCCCATGGTTGGCACTTGGCAGCGAGATGGCCGAGAACATGAGCCCCCAGTGGTGCCGACGCTTCACCGCTCGGTTCGAAGCGTGGCAGTACTCCGTCGCTGACGAGGCAATTCTCTTCCGCCGCGAGGGCCTGGCAGCCGATCTCGACACATACCTGACGGTTCGCCTGCACACACTGGGGATGTACGTCGCCACCGACATGATCGAGTACACCCTGGGGCGAGAACTGCCACCAGAAGTCTTCGCCGACCCGGATGTCACCGAGATCTACCGCCTCATCTCAGCCCTGTGCCTCGTCGACAACGATCTGCACTGCATCACCAAGGACCGGGTCGCAGGGTTTCCCAACCTCGTCTCGGCCACCGCACGGGACCGGGGCCTGAGCGAAGTCCAGAGTTGCGCACGGCTGCTGGACTGGCACGATCAGCTCGTGAGCCGATTCATGTCGGTGGAGCGCCGGCTTCGCAGCAGCCGGACAGACATCGATATCGCGTGGTGGCTGGACTGCGTGCACTTCATGATCACTGGTCTGTGCCTCTGGCACCGAAACGCGCCCAGGTACCAGGTGGAGCACAGGACCGCCGAGGGCCGGCGCATAAGGCTCGTCCTCGGGTCCTGA
- a CDS encoding PadR family transcriptional regulator: MALRRRKLGNPLALAVLTTLWQKPMHPYEIAQTLRQQGKDASTKINYGSLYTVVQNLEKHGFVEVTEVQKQGNRPERTVYGLTEAGREEMTEWLSDLMAVPAKEYPIFETALSLMGALPPDEVVRLLEERVKALEVQAASGRGALEKLYETLPRLFLVETEYQLHMVEAQTEWVRGFLEEIRKGTLPGVEPWRRYHETGEMPQEFT; this comes from the coding sequence ATGGCCCTGAGGCGTCGCAAGCTCGGTAACCCGCTCGCGCTCGCCGTGCTGACGACCCTCTGGCAGAAGCCGATGCATCCGTACGAGATTGCGCAGACCCTGCGGCAGCAGGGCAAGGACGCCAGTACGAAGATCAACTACGGCTCGCTGTACACCGTCGTGCAGAACCTCGAGAAGCACGGATTCGTCGAGGTCACGGAGGTGCAGAAGCAGGGAAACCGGCCCGAGCGCACGGTGTACGGGCTCACCGAGGCCGGCCGTGAGGAGATGACCGAGTGGTTGTCGGACCTCATGGCCGTGCCCGCGAAGGAGTACCCGATCTTCGAGACCGCTCTCTCGCTGATGGGCGCGCTGCCGCCCGACGAGGTGGTGCGGCTGCTGGAGGAGCGGGTCAAGGCCCTGGAGGTGCAGGCGGCGAGCGGCCGTGGAGCGCTGGAGAAGCTCTACGAGACGCTGCCGCGGCTCTTCCTGGTCGAGACCGAGTACCAGTTGCACATGGTCGAGGCGCAGACCGAGTGGGTCCGCGGCTTCCTCGAGGAGATCAGGAAGGGCACCCTGCCCGGCGTCGAGCCGTGGCGGCGGTATCACGAGACGGGGGAGATGCCGCAGGAGTTCACCTAG
- a CDS encoding ATP-binding cassette domain-containing protein — MSSTSPGTRAPAVEARQLIKTYGDVTALDGMDITVEPGTVFGLLGPNGAGKSTTVKILTTLARPDSGSATVAGHDVLRHPDRVRRAIGVVAQSSGADPVATGRENLQLQGRLYGLGRADLGRRVAELLDRFRLTDAADRPVKGYSGGMRRRLDVALGLVHRPEVLFLDEPTTGLDPETRAAMWDEIGRLAVEDGMTVLLTTHYLEEADRLADRIAIVDRGRIVVAGTPDALKGELRGDAVHVELRQSVGDAGRTLLVGALDGLPGVHEVLVDGRRVSVRADEGAAAMPALLAALERAGVGVATATVARPSLDDVYLRYAGRRYAEAEAGADRSEDLVLAGTGGAR, encoded by the coding sequence ATGAGCAGTACCAGTCCAGGCACCCGTGCGCCCGCGGTCGAGGCGCGCCAACTGATCAAGACCTACGGCGACGTCACCGCACTCGACGGCATGGACATCACCGTCGAGCCGGGCACCGTCTTCGGCCTCCTCGGGCCCAACGGCGCAGGCAAGTCCACCACCGTCAAGATCCTCACCACCCTGGCCCGACCCGACTCGGGCTCGGCCACCGTCGCCGGCCACGACGTGCTGCGCCACCCGGACCGGGTGCGCCGCGCGATCGGCGTGGTCGCCCAGAGCTCCGGCGCCGACCCGGTCGCTACCGGGCGCGAGAACCTGCAACTGCAGGGCAGGCTGTACGGCTTGGGCCGCGCCGACCTCGGCCGCAGGGTCGCCGAGCTGCTCGACCGCTTCCGGCTCACCGACGCCGCCGACCGCCCGGTCAAGGGGTACTCCGGCGGTATGCGCCGCCGCCTCGACGTCGCCCTCGGGCTGGTGCACCGGCCCGAGGTGCTGTTCCTGGACGAGCCCACCACCGGACTCGACCCCGAGACCCGCGCCGCGATGTGGGACGAGATCGGGCGGCTGGCCGTCGAGGACGGCATGACCGTCCTGCTCACCACGCACTATCTGGAGGAGGCCGACCGGCTCGCCGATCGCATCGCGATCGTCGACCGCGGCCGGATCGTCGTCGCCGGCACCCCGGACGCCCTCAAGGGCGAACTCCGCGGTGACGCCGTCCATGTGGAGCTGCGTCAATCGGTCGGGGACGCGGGACGTACGCTCCTCGTCGGCGCCCTCGACGGGCTGCCGGGCGTGCACGAGGTGCTGGTCGACGGGCGCCGCGTCAGTGTCCGGGCCGACGAAGGCGCCGCGGCGATGCCCGCGCTGCTCGCCGCGCTGGAACGCGCCGGGGTCGGAGTCGCCACCGCGACAGTCGCCCGCCCGTCCCTGGACGACGTCTATCTCCGCTACGCGGGCCGCCGTTACGCCGAGGCCGAGGCCGGGGCCGACCGCTCCGAGGACCTCGTCCTCGCCGGAACCGGAGGCGCCCGATGA
- a CDS encoding ABC transporter permease: MSTAISQTWYMTQRQLMVFVRQPAYAIITLIQPVIWLFLFGSLFRKVVELGGFGTTSYLDYLVPGVVVMSALSSNMWAGMTTLDEIQRGTLDRFLTTPVSRAALMNGNVVNNGLVTALQSVVIVLLGLLGGADYPGGIVGIAVLVVAAVLLGTVFGALSNALGMLVQERESIIGINTFLLLPLTFLSSAFMAPSQMPGWMRHIADFNPLNWAMVAGRSAMSDHPDWGDVLTRGGGLLALAVAAVWLSIRTFRSYQRSV; encoded by the coding sequence ATGAGCACCGCGATCTCCCAGACCTGGTACATGACGCAGCGTCAACTCATGGTGTTCGTACGGCAGCCTGCCTACGCGATCATCACCCTGATCCAACCGGTCATCTGGCTCTTCCTGTTCGGCAGTCTCTTCAGGAAGGTCGTCGAGCTCGGCGGCTTCGGCACCACCTCCTACCTCGACTACCTGGTGCCCGGCGTCGTCGTGATGAGCGCCCTCAGCTCCAACATGTGGGCGGGGATGACCACACTGGACGAGATCCAGCGCGGCACCCTCGACCGGTTCCTGACCACCCCGGTCAGCCGGGCAGCGCTGATGAACGGCAACGTCGTCAACAACGGCCTCGTCACCGCCCTCCAGTCGGTCGTCATCGTGCTGCTCGGCCTGCTGGGCGGCGCCGACTACCCGGGCGGCATCGTCGGTATCGCCGTCCTGGTCGTCGCCGCGGTCCTGCTCGGCACGGTCTTCGGGGCGCTGTCCAACGCACTCGGCATGCTGGTGCAGGAGCGCGAGTCGATCATCGGCATCAACACCTTCCTGCTGCTGCCGCTGACCTTCCTCTCCTCCGCCTTCATGGCGCCGTCGCAGATGCCTGGCTGGATGCGGCACATCGCCGACTTCAACCCGCTCAACTGGGCCATGGTCGCGGGCCGTTCGGCGATGTCCGACCACCCCGACTGGGGCGACGTCCTCACCCGGGGCGGCGGGCTGCTGGCGCTGGCGGTCGCCGCGGTGTGGCTGTCCATCCGGACGTTCCGCTCCTACCAGCGCTCGGTCTGA
- a CDS encoding siderophore-interacting protein — MALRPARKPRKPHCAQVIRTERLTPHMQRVVLGGEGLADFAADTCTDHYVKMLFSPDGASYPESFDLERIREELPREQWPVTRTYTVRAWDPEHRELTLDFVLHGDEGLAGPWAMRAEPGETAHFMGPGGAYAPDPDADWHLLVGDESALPAIARSLESLPEGVTAYAFVEISGPEEEQKIDSDVEVSWLHRGSRPVGEALVEAVRTLAFPEGRVHAFVHGEAHFVKELRQLLRVDRGIPREDLSISGYWRLGHNEDGWQASKRDWNARIEAEQEGAAPAA; from the coding sequence ATGGCGCTACGCCCTGCCCGCAAGCCGCGGAAGCCCCACTGCGCGCAGGTCATCCGTACCGAACGGCTGACCCCGCACATGCAGCGTGTGGTGCTGGGCGGTGAGGGGCTCGCCGATTTCGCGGCCGACACCTGCACGGACCATTACGTGAAGATGCTGTTCTCCCCCGACGGCGCGAGCTACCCCGAGTCGTTCGACCTGGAGCGCATCCGCGAGGAGCTGCCGCGCGAGCAGTGGCCGGTGACGCGCACGTACACCGTGCGGGCCTGGGATCCCGAGCATCGTGAACTGACCCTGGACTTCGTGCTGCACGGCGACGAGGGCCTGGCCGGCCCCTGGGCGATGCGCGCCGAGCCGGGCGAGACCGCGCATTTCATGGGCCCCGGCGGCGCCTACGCCCCCGACCCGGACGCCGACTGGCATCTGCTCGTCGGCGACGAGAGCGCGCTGCCCGCGATCGCGCGTTCCCTGGAGTCGCTGCCGGAGGGTGTCACGGCGTATGCCTTCGTGGAGATCTCCGGCCCCGAGGAGGAGCAGAAGATCGACTCCGACGTGGAGGTCAGCTGGCTGCACCGCGGCTCGCGGCCGGTCGGCGAGGCGCTGGTCGAGGCCGTGCGCACGCTCGCCTTCCCGGAGGGCCGGGTGCACGCGTTCGTGCACGGCGAGGCCCACTTCGTGAAGGAGCTGCGCCAACTGCTGCGCGTCGACCGCGGCATCCCCCGCGAGGACCTCTCCATCTCCGGCTACTGGCGCCTCGGCCACAACGAGGACGGCTGGCAGGCGTCGAAGCGGGACTGGAACGCCCGGATCGAGGCGGAGCAGGAGGGGGCGGCGCCGGCGGCGTAG
- a CDS encoding 5'-3' exonuclease has translation MSVPYGMMRGVTGRLMLLDTASLYFRAYFGVPDSVRAPDGSPVNAVRGLLDFIDRLVKDHRPDALVACMDADWRPEWRVELIPSYKAHRVAEEREVGPDEEEVPDTLSPQVPVIEAVLDALGIARVGVAGYEADDVIGTFTARAKGPVDIVTGDRDLYQLVDDERGVRVLYPLKGVGTLQLTDESWLREKYGVDGGGYADLALLRGDPSDGLPGVPGIGEKTAAKLLAEFGDVAGIMAAVDDPKARLTASQRKRLDESRPYVAVAPKVVRVAQDVPLPDVDTTLPRTPRDPAGLDELAARWGLGGSLQRLLVTLGA, from the coding sequence ATGTCAGTGCCGTACGGCATGATGCGAGGCGTGACCGGACGACTGATGCTCCTCGACACCGCCTCGCTGTACTTCCGCGCCTACTTCGGCGTCCCGGACTCCGTGAGGGCGCCGGACGGCTCCCCGGTGAACGCCGTGCGCGGGCTCCTCGACTTCATCGACCGCCTGGTCAAGGACCACCGGCCGGACGCGCTCGTGGCCTGCATGGACGCCGACTGGCGGCCCGAGTGGCGGGTCGAGCTGATCCCCTCCTACAAGGCCCACCGGGTCGCCGAGGAGCGCGAGGTGGGCCCGGACGAGGAGGAGGTGCCGGACACGCTGTCGCCGCAGGTGCCGGTCATCGAGGCCGTCCTGGACGCGCTCGGCATCGCGCGCGTGGGCGTCGCCGGGTACGAGGCGGACGACGTGATCGGCACGTTCACGGCACGCGCGAAGGGCCCGGTCGACATCGTCACCGGCGACCGCGACCTGTACCAGCTGGTGGACGACGAGCGCGGGGTGCGGGTGCTGTATCCCCTCAAGGGCGTCGGCACCCTCCAGCTCACCGACGAGAGCTGGCTGCGCGAGAAGTACGGCGTCGACGGCGGCGGGTACGCCGATCTGGCGCTGCTGCGCGGCGACCCGAGCGACGGCCTGCCGGGCGTGCCCGGGATCGGCGAGAAGACGGCCGCGAAGCTGCTGGCCGAGTTCGGCGACGTGGCCGGGATCATGGCGGCGGTCGACGACCCGAAGGCCAGGCTGACGGCCTCGCAGCGCAAGCGGCTGGACGAGTCGCGGCCGTATGTCGCCGTCGCCCCGAAGGTCGTACGGGTCGCGCAGGACGTCCCGCTGCCCGACGTCGACACCACGCTGCCGCGCACGCCCCGGGATCCGGCGGGCCTTGACGAGCTGGCGGCGCGCTGGGGGCTGGGCGGGTCGCTCCAGCGGCTTCTGGTGACCCTGGGGGCGTGA